The following DNA comes from Pirellulales bacterium.
TCCAGGATGGATAAATTTAGTCCGCCGTTAATGACGGCCTTTTCACCGGAGGTGCCCGAGGCCTCCAGCGGGCGGCGCGGATTGTTCAACCACACGTCGACCCCCTGGATCAAATGCCGCGTGACATTCATGTCGTAATCCTCGACAAAGACCACACGGTTGGCAAAGCGGCCATCATGCCGCAGATTGGCGATCTTGCGAATCAGGCGTTTGCCCGGCTCGTCGGCGGGATGCGCCTTGCCGGCAAAGATGATTTGCACCGGATGGTCCGCGTTATTGAGAATCCGCGAGATCCGCTCCACATCGGTAAAGATCAGATCTGCCCGCTTGTACGTGGCAAATCGCCGGGCAAATCCGATCGTAAGGATATTGGGGTCCAACGCGTTGCGGGCGGCTTCGACGATGTCGTCGGACTCTCCCCGACGGCGGGCCTGGCGGCTTAGCCGGCGGCGCACAAACTGCAACATTTGGTTTTTAAGCGCGTAGTGCGTTTCCCATAGCTCGCCCGGATCAACACGGTGCAACTCTTGCCAAACTTCCGGCTCGCCCATGCGGCGCATCCAGTTCGGCGGAAAATACCGATCGTACAGTTGCCACATAGCCCAGGATAACCACGTGGGAATATGCACGCCGTTGGTGATATGTCCGATGGGAATTTCCTCTTCAACGCGCCAGGGCCACAAATGTGCCCACATGCGGCGGCTAACCTGGCCGTGCAATTGACTGACGGCATTGGCCCGGCGCGACAGCTTGAGCGCGAGCACCGTCATGGTAAAGGTTTCCCCCTCGTTGTGGGGCTCGACCCGACCCAGGCCCATCAGTTGTTGATGCGAAATGCCCAACTGATCGCGCAAGGGGCCTAAGTGTTCCTCGATCATGCCCGCGTCAAAGCGGTCATGTCCGGCGGGAACCGGCGTGTGCGTGGTAAAGACCGTGCGCTGCGCCACCTCGCGCAGGGCATCGTCAAAGCTGATGCCGTCTTCCTCCATTCGTTCGCGCATTGCTTCCAGCGTGGCAAACGCGCTATGCCCCTCGTTCAAGTGATACACGCCCGGCGTGATCCCCATTGCCTTAAGCGCCTTGACCCCTCCCACGCCCAGGATCAACTCTTGGCGGATGCGGGTGCGATGATCCCCGCCGTACAGGCGGCTGGTTAATTCGCGGTCTTCCGGTTTGTTTTCCTCCACATCGCAGTCCAGCAAATACAAATTCACCCGTCCTACCAGCATGTGCCAGACCTTGGCGCAGATCGGGCCATTGCGCGTTTCGACCCGAACGGTGATCTCTTTTCCGGCTTTGGTCAAGGCCCGCTTCACGGGGACATTTTCGATTTTCGTTTCCAGGTATTCCTCGTGCTGGTAGCCATCCAGATCCAAGTGCTGCTTAAAATAACCTTGGTTATAAAACAGCCCGATCGCCACCAGCGGAATGCCCAGCCCACTCGCGCTTTTTACATGGTCCCCCGACAACACGCCCAAACCGCCTGAATAAATCGGGACGGATTCGTGCATGCCGAATTCAGCCGAAAAATACGCGACCGGCTTCGACCCTAACACGCCCGCATGGGTGGTGGCCCAGGTGTTGGTGTCGGACATGTATTCCTTTAACCGGCGAAAGGCCTGATTGATGCGGCTATACAAGACCAACTCGGCGGCGCGGGTTTCCAACCGTTCGGGGGTGAATTCGGTT
Coding sequences within:
- the glgP gene encoding alpha-glucan family phosphorylase → MSQIEALAPSLVAKEGPRLSELSAETLYEKMLAVAHNLWWCWHPDVISLFRDLDPIRWRQLDHNPIALLTEFTPERLETRAAELVLYSRINQAFRRLKEYMSDTNTWATTHAGVLGSKPVAYFSAEFGMHESVPIYSGGLGVLSGDHVKSASGLGIPLVAIGLFYNQGYFKQHLDLDGYQHEEYLETKIENVPVKRALTKAGKEITVRVETRNGPICAKVWHMLVGRVNLYLLDCDVEENKPEDRELTSRLYGGDHRTRIRQELILGVGGVKALKAMGITPGVYHLNEGHSAFATLEAMRERMEEDGISFDDALREVAQRTVFTTHTPVPAGHDRFDAGMIEEHLGPLRDQLGISHQQLMGLGRVEPHNEGETFTMTVLALKLSRRANAVSQLHGQVSRRMWAHLWPWRVEEEIPIGHITNGVHIPTWLSWAMWQLYDRYFPPNWMRRMGEPEVWQELHRVDPGELWETHYALKNQMLQFVRRRLSRQARRRGESDDIVEAARNALDPNILTIGFARRFATYKRADLIFTDVERISRILNNADHPVQIIFAGKAHPADEPGKRLIRKIANLRHDGRFANRVVFVEDYDMNVTRHLIQGVDVWLNNPRRPLEASGTSGEKAVINGGLNLSILDGWWAEAYDGKNGFAIGKGTSHASDEQGDRRDGMDLYRVLEEEVVPLFYERDSDGLPRRWIQMMIHSISSLSWRFSSHRMVADYARLAYVPAAGGLSSDMTL